The proteins below come from a single Lepeophtheirus salmonis chromosome 4, UVic_Lsal_1.4, whole genome shotgun sequence genomic window:
- the LOC121116112 gene encoding cytochrome c oxidase subunit 6A2, mitochondrial encodes MLVASLKNISTTAVRRYATAGSAEAGHGDSAGFWKKIFLFVGIPAIVLGHINAFALPGDHEHRPEFKPYPYLRIRKKPFPWGDGNHSLFHSHNNALPTGYEDEDH; translated from the exons ATGTTAGTGGCCTCACTAAAAAATATCTCCACGACGGCTGTTCGCCGTTATGCTACTGCAGGAAGTGCAGAAGCTGGTCATGGGGACAGTGCTggcttttggaaaaaaatatttttgttcgtaGGAATTCCAGCGATTGTCCTTGGTCACATCAATGCCTTTGCTCTTCCAGGAGATCACGAACATCGCCCTGAGTTCAAGCCCTATCCTTATCTCCGGATTAGGAAGAAG ccCTTCCCATGGGGAGATGGAAATCATTCTTTATTCCACAGTCATAACAACGCTTTGCCCACAGGCTATGAAGACGAAGATCACTAA
- the meigo gene encoding solute carrier family 35 member B1, which produces MNDSGKKNLKFLSCVFGIFGFYFLYGILQERITRVNYGDEKFTYIFALIFVQCIFNLFYAIFVSKFFFKTSPTNDSTPNSYFMIAAFTYLTAMVASNKALAWVNYPTQVIGKSCKPIPVMILGVLIGGKRYPLKKYFFILLVVIGIVLFMYKDQGKASSEKDDAFSLGIGELLLILSLTCDGLTGAVQERLKSTYRTSSTAMMMNMNLWSIVYSGIVILYTGELIDFLSFIKRHPDFMPQLLSFCFASALGQLFIYICVADFGPLPCSIITTTRKFFTVLGSVIFFGNSLISRQWIGTLFVFTGLILDGIFGKSAPSPIQIGRVSKVN; this is translated from the exons ATGAACGACTCTGGTAAAAAGAATTTAAAGTTTCTGTCATGCGTTTTCGGAatctttggattttattttctgtatggAATTCTACAGGAACGAAT AACTCGCGTCAATTATGGAGATGAGAAATTCACTTACATTTTCGctttaatatttgttcaatGCATTTTCAACTTGTTCTACGCCATTTTTGTGTCAAAGTTCTTTTTCAAGACGAGTCCCACAAACGACTCTACCCCCAATTCATATTTCATGATAGCAGCATTTACATATTTAACCGCAATGGTGGCCTCCAACAAGGCATTGGCATGGGTTAATTACCCTACGCAAGTCATTGGAAAGTCCTGTAAACCTATTCCTGTCATGATTCTTGGGGTGTTAATCGGTGGAAAAAGATATCctctcaaaaaatactttttcattttgctTGTAGTCATTGGAATCGTACTCTTCATGTACAAGGATCAAGGGAAAGCCTCCTCAGAAAAGGATGATGCATTCTCTCTGGGAATTGGCGAACTTCTCCTTATCCTCTCACTTACTTGTGACGGTCTCACGGGAGCAGTGCAAGAAAGGCTCAAATCTACTTATAGAACCAGTTCCACTGCTATGATGATGAATATGAATCTCTGGTCCATCGTTTACTCAGGGATTGTGATTCTCTATACTGGGGAGTTGATTGACTTCTTATCCTTCATTAAGAGACATCCTGACTTTATGCCGCAATTACTTAGCTTCTGTTTTGCCTCTGCGCTAGGGCAGctcttcatatatatttgtgtagCGGATTTTGGTCCATTACCATGTTCCATCATTACTACAACGCGGAAATTTTTCACCGTTTTAGGATCAGTCATTTTCTTTGGAAACTCACTCATTTCGAGACAATGGATAGGAACTCTTTTTGTATTCACGGGTCTGATTTTAGATGGGATCTTTGGCAAATCCGCTCCATCCCCAATTCAAATAGGGCGTGTctcaaaagttaattaa